A window of Bactrocera tryoni isolate S06 unplaced genomic scaffold, CSIRO_BtryS06_freeze2 scaffold_25, whole genome shotgun sequence genomic DNA:
CCCATACAGGGCTGTTGTATGGGGACTTTGATGGTCTAAAATGATACCAACTTTAAGTAACTGTTTGATTTCGTTGTACCATGCTTTTGAATTCCTTTGTGATGGATGTCATCCACATCTGTGAAGTTTACACTGTCACAGTAATGATACTGTAATTGCTCGGATTTGTCATTGTAATTAATAGTGTTGTTACGTAAGTTCAATGATATTTCTGCTTGTATTAACCAGTCGATTTCTATAATTGCATCAAATGAGTTAAGTATGTCTAGCACGAAGATTGGGGAGATTTGGCCACGAATTTTCATAAGGCACTTACTAGTTACTTTGCTCGAACTGTGTATCGAGTTTACGGTGAAAGGGCTTTCGACGGGAATTACTTCTTGGGGCTCCTTTGTAGgattaatgtaattttttgccGCCCCGGTGTCAGttaatagttttatatttttcccaTCCAGCTGTAgcttgatatatgtacatatggcagCCTTGAGCTTTCTCTAAAAATGCAGtgagcaattgttgttgttgttgttgttgtaacggatTATCAaaccccgttaggatggtaagggttatccaTGTGGTCGTAGACGTCATCTAGCaggaggcccaggaaacgtgctgtttcgacggggtcggaccaaagggaaaggggtgttagatgagtagggttggcagggcatgcaaagaggtggccagtgacATACAGAGACTCGTTGCGTGCaggacatatattggatatgtcggggtctattctggataagtaggagtttaacctgctacaatatccagaacgaatgGGGAGTGAAGGAGCCTAGACTATCAAAAGTTatacctaaaatcttaggattattgacagtcgcAATTTTGACGCCAttgactgcaatattaagctcaagtcaatactccttcgtccagttcgtaaatatggtcgctgtggatttggtgggggaaagtgttaggttccgtgcagtgaggaaacgagaaaggtcggagaggtagccGTTTACCTTTGAATatatgccatcgattccattgcccgacgtcaatatcgtgcaatcatcagcgtacgaggttatggaaactccctctgaaggctgtgggagtttcgagatgtagacaCCACtctgcggaaccccctgtttaattcttctcagtttagatgtttcacctagaaatagtacggatgcttgtcgaccgctcaggtagttcatggtccacctcttcagtcAGTTTAGTTTTctcgatgtcctgcagtagcgttgtgtggttgactgtgtcaaaagctttcGACAAGTCCAACGTGACGAAGATCGTTCTCTCACAGGGTGGacatgaactatctgagcgtttgtgacgctaagtgctgtggtggtggtgtgcacttttcggaatccgtACTGGTGGCGGGCTAGGTTAGGGTGGTGAGTGAAgatcgggagtagcaaggccgcaagtgtcttcactactggggagaggagagtttaCGGACGATAGCGATAATCGCCTTTGTCGCTTGATTCACTATTGTCTTCGATTTCGATTACAGCAGCTTCCGCAGACTGTTCATATTCTTGCAAATCTGGGGCGCTCTGAACAAcatggttcaaataatttttttttcttccaaaaatatttaaattttcttcagtTTTAGTAAGGCAACATTGACATTGTTGTGTAAATCAGCAGTTTTCTATGTCGCTGTCGCCTTTAAAATGTTCAAGAGACTGGCTTCAAGACATTAACAGACAATGAAATTTCTCTATCGTCCAGTCGTGTCCTGCAATCAAGGATGAAATGATATAAGACTCACTGTTCTTTCATTCGCTTTCCATGATTATCAAGATAACGAACTATGAACGGCTGGTATCAAAAAGGGCGGAATGTCAAAAATAAACCTGTGAAAAGTAGCTGATTAAATCACAGCGGAATGACGGAAAGACacaaataatttggaaaacgtgtaattaatttttttggtactaATTGTAATAAATGCGAAATATTTGCAACGTTAATCATAAAATCATGATATTTTATTATGTGTTGTATTGTTTCTTTGTTATAGTTTTATATACTattgcaatatgttgctacaaagtataaaagttttgttcacccaacggttgtacgtatcacctaaggCTAATCGACATATATATATGgttatctatatataaatgatcaggatgaagagacgagttgaaatctgggTGACTGTCTGTTTGTACGTCCGTCACTCATCGTATATTGACATTGTTaagaactactaaaagcgcaataaatcagtaACAAAATATGCCAGAAACACTGAATTTTACACTCGTTAttgtatgagagggctttatgggaACCGTTGTATAAATTGGACCATGAGCGTGGCATCTCCCgctttttgttgaaattacaTATCTCGGGATCCGTCCGACCGATTTCATCAAAATTTAGTTTgtggcattcttctcatattcctatgtcacattGTGTACACGGccaaaatcggactacaaccacgtctactcatttgattatttcactttccagtacacaaatcaggaagtaattgatataacgggataaaactttgcactaataatatACTGTAGAATAGAATAGAATAGAATTTAATTGAGGTATGCACTGCGACcttgggtctattgtgccctctcctaactcacAGGGACTCACCAAGCCCCAGCAAATTGATAAATTCTAGTATTTTGCTGGGAGCAAGTGAGTTGATGTGATCTCTATCCGGAAACATGGTTCCAAGGACCTTAGACCTTCGTCTGCAGACTGGGATACAGTCGATTAGTAggtgctccggggtttcaggttccctgtcgcagaaccggcagttagggCAAGGGGCAAGTCCTAGGTTGAATAGGTGCTTTTtcaacttgcagtggccggtataGAAAGCGACCAAGAGCCTGAGTTTAATCCTTGGGAGGTTGATTATCGATCTAAACCTTTTAAGGTTGTACCCCctattagcaacttggcatgccgCATACCATGCGCCCGTTGCCAATGACCTTCTCTACCCACCCTCTCTTCCttacggagcagctcctttatagTGTGGGGGCCCACCCCAGTGAAAGTATACAGTATGCTAACTTAgaccaaaaattgcccaaatccaaccaaaactgtcaGTCAGTTGTTTCAGTATCAATAGTTGACTTTTACCCGaaaatgtatgggatatacaatcgaaattcagagagaattcCTTCCTGTCAATAGTAACCATCTATATTAAAAATTGGTTgagtcgggtcaatacttccttgcCAACTGTCACAACTGTAAATACtttcgaactttcgggtgactttTTACTGCATATATCGAAAAATATATGAgaatatctcaatgaaaatgcaaGAGCGTGTTTTACATAATAGTTTatctttttgcataaaatagatacaatttgGCAAAAACTTAGCCTAGCCCCATATAAGAtatatcaagattttcgaacatccatatgattggtgattgtatgtgaggtaccttagtGAAACTCAGGAAACATTTTTCAGTATGTGGCGTGATAAGATAGTTCTGTTGTATATTTTGAATCTTTTAGTTCTGGTTCAGTATTTATTTATGGAAAAAGAACATTATTGAAGTTTTGCACTGCGACTTATAGTATGTGCTCTCTTCtctatcacatatggtcacaaagaCCCAGCACTGATAAATTTCAGGAACTTGTTGGGCGCAATGAAGGTGATGTCGTCCCTGTCTTAGATGAAGCCAAGAGCCTTTAATCCTATTCTACAAATTCACTatctccccaccaattttaagccaaatcggttcagccgttcttgaattataaatggtgtaactaatacgactttcttttatatactataaaaagaaaaaaacaacaaacacatgcgggggCTGTagcatatgaaaattttcattagctctgctctGCTACCGCTCCCAACTTTTTGCTACCGtaacgccagagcatagcgcagcattttattttttgctcacgctacagctatagttttttatctaacaaaactcggagcagagtagagcacatacttttacattgttatgctaaggttctgctgtggctcccgacaaagtgagagcggtagcgatagcatagcaataattccagaaattttgctgctacggagtagtaaatgaaaacCCTGGTTAAAACCTCTTCAAAATATCGTGTATTTGTACACTATTAAtctgtatttaaaatttgtcgCTGATATTGAtcgaataaaatatgttttccttctatttttttagGTTAATCCAGACTACTTCAACCCACAAGTGGAAATACAGAATCTTTCAACACGAGATGGGTGGCTCACTCGATGgttctataaaaaatgtaaagatAACCGGAGTTGGTGTTAGTTAAGAGATTTCAGCTAGtcattagaaaattttattccgttttaAAATACTAAAGTTTAGCTAGAATACATTTGTCGAATATTTTGCAGTTATTTATTAGCATTTTTTACACAACTTATTAAACATGATTTACATGCCTCACAAAGTTTGATGTACATCAAGTATTATcttctttataaaaatgaaacgctATTTTGTTATGTACTCGAAGAAATTAATCAATTACTCTTTGtaagataaatttaaaaattgaaaaaaattaagatattattttttgtcgaaacatttcaaaaactaaccaaataaaaatgcatCTAAAGCGTAAATCAGATAAAACTTGGGTTACCATCCCCACCACAAAGATTATAATCGCAGTATAGTAATAGTGAAAATGCTTTGTGTTGGTATTATTAATAATCTCTGATATTTATTCAAGGGATTCAGCGTGCGAATCCgcagaaaaaaattagttttataataatattttattttttacaaatgttagTTTCTGCccttattttgattttatattgctACCCCGCTATTTCATCCAGCTAACGACAGATTGATACATATAAAACTAAATGACAGCTTCAGTACAAGGCCTTGATATTCTGTGAAGGTTGGTCTTGTATCTATATGGGCATTACTCTATCAACGTCACGTCAAAAGAGTTTTTCAGCCTTATTGTAAATGtcatgtaaataaattaatacaataaCATGTACatcattttcgaaaaattcatattaagaattttttgtGAATGAAACTTTCCCAATCTGTCAATCatgttttgattttgatttggtCACATTGAAaaacttattaatttattatgcttttatttagaaaatttaaatttttcttcattttccaGCAAATACTTTTAAGTTTTGAGgtcgaagtttgtaacacccagaaaaaaACGTCGGAAGTCCTatagaataaatatatacatatagtacacatATGTCGGAATCCCATTGTCTTCGGTAGACATGTTTGCAACGTAGCGAGTTTCGGTTTCACACTTACACTTCACAATATTTTCTCTCTTCACACTATTAACTCTTGAACACGACTTCACTAGATCAAGTCCTCAACTCGACTGACTCTACGTCGTTTTCTTCCTTTTGAATTTACCACCGAACCACGCTCGACGATAGCGACGCCACGCTGTCGTCCCGCTAAAACGGTACTCCTTGAAGAGACGACATGCAGACAACCACACTCGACGGTGGCGACGCCACGTTGTCGCCCCGCTAAAGCGGTACTTCCCAAAGCGACAACATGCAGACAACCAATCACAGTACAATCAACGGCTGATGCAATTATGAGGAACTTAGTCTTCTAATGAAATTTCCTAAactgtatacacatacactaaCACACGCATACCAATATCCACACACTATTAGGGTCCCGATGAAGGGGGTGTCCAAAAAGGGTGCTGGTGTTTGAACCAGTATAGGGGACTGCGTTTTCTTGGACCGACCAGCGGTCGTAGTATCGAGTTTTTAAGCCCACGGAACGATTCGGTGCAGGGCCACATCAGTTGACTCACGGCCGTTACGGGGACATCGCTCCGTCCGGCGGCCAATAGAGTAACTTGTTCTAGTCAATTGGCTGGGGGTGTGGGCTGTACCACTGCGATAGCGCCTTAATCGACCGCTTGGGTGGTCGGTGCTACTGATCGGGTCGGCACTGGAGGCGCATCCTCCGGCGCGTACAAACGCACGCCCCCGAACTTTGGGCGCTCTAGCTAAGATCTAAGCTACCGGGGGGGGTCGGTAGGTCGCAGATAGCCGaacggcctgtagtagcaggttagttgcgaaataagtcaAAACGAATAAGCAATCCCCGACGAGGAGCGGCAGGAGTGAAGGATGCGACATAAAAGCTAGCAAATCCGCTGAAGCTCCTGTGACTGTGGCGAATCGTCACCGTCACACAGAAATATGTGTCCCCTCATCATGTTTGGGCATGATGACAGAAAAGTAaaatccaggcgcgacggacccataatgggcggcttcctggtcagcgtctgttcaccatgttaggtgcggctgaTATTACAACTTGACCGGTACACAGCGCGGCGCACTGGGAGTCCTTGGTTATCTTAACAGCGATGTCTTCCACTGGTAGGATGAAAAAGGTGATGTGAGCTTGCTCTGCCGAGGTGTCAGATGCGTGGTGTATCAGTAAACAGCCACTTCGGTCCCTGGTCAGGGAGTGTGCATTGGGCGCAGGGGTAGTATCCTGCGTTGCCCCGGGCGAGCGCCGGTCCGTCCGTGTTTTCCGGGACTGGTAAAGCGaaggacaggcctcagggaactggggtaggaGCATGGTTTCCAAGGGTACACCCGTTCCTGTCTATTTCGGCCCGCCCCCCTACACACGATGCGCTGTAAAAAACAAACGAATGgagaattttttaaacaaagatAACACAAACAAAAGCAGCAGTGTACAAGACTGCTTGACGAGCTACGGTATTCAAAGCCCTGTCGGTAAGATACCAGAAGCGGAACAATCTAGGATAACGCCGAGTAGTTCTTGCGTCGAAGCTGATCCCTTTAGACTAGCACCAAGATTGATGCGATCACCTAAACAGGGGCTCACCGTGGAAAGGCCTGAAAGAGCGAGATCGTCACCACCAGCGCTGCAAGACAGCATGCCTCGAGAGGAACTTACGCAATCAAAAGGGGACATTATGTCTCAGCTGGGAGGTGTGATCAAGAAGCTAACTGAAGCAATGAAACTGCCTCAACGCTTGATCAACAATCAGATACGTGATCTGTTAAATTCTGTGACGAAGCTCCACGAACGCGCCCAAAGCGAGTTCAACAACGCAATCAAGGCAACCAGACGAAATGTACTTTTAAGACACGCAGGAGTGGATTCAACGCCAAAAAGGCCCCGCGAGGATGAGCAACTAGCGCGCAAAACTCTACCGAAGAAAAGAGCAATTCAAGAAGGAATGCAAAAGAGGCCCACTACTAGCAAGAGGAATGAAGGCGACATTCCTACAAAAGAAAGGAGAGAGGATGGAAAAGAAAACGATTGGATTCAGGTGATGCGCAAAACGTCAAACACAAAGAAGAAGGCTGTTCATGTCCCACGTCCGAGACCGGACGCGATTATAATTTCACGCTCCGGAAACATGTCGTACAGCGACATACTTAGAGCTGTCAAGAAGGAGGATGCCCTTAAAGAACTTGGAGAGGACGTGTCGCGCATCAGAAATACGGCAAAAGGCGAGATACTCTTGGAAATGAAAAAAGCGCAAATGACAAACACGGGTACATATGAGAGGGAGATATGTAAGGTGTTAGGTGACCAGGCACAGATAAGAGCCTTAACCCATGAGGTATCGGTAGAGATCCGTGACCTAGATGAGGTAACAACAAAGGAAGACATCGTAATTGCAATTCGATCGCAAATTAATGAGCTAAGCTCCTTCAGGGAAAGCTCAATTAAAAGCATGAGACAGGCATACGCGGGTACGCAGACGGCGGTGATCAGCATTCCGGTGTCGgacgcaaaaaaattaattgatgcACGTAAAATTAAGATTGGATGGGTTATATGCAGAATAAGGGAGAAGCCGAACCTTAGAAAGTGTTTCAGATGCCTGGAATACGGACATCTGGCGAGGGCATGTACCAGGGAGGATGATAGAAGCAAGTGTTGTGCAAAATGTGGTGAAACGGGGCACTTCGCAAAAGAATGCGACAAAAAACCGTCCTGTGCGTCATGCAAATCAGAAGGAAAAAAGGATACGGATCACCGAATGGGAAGTTGGAAATGTCCCCTCTACCAAGCGGCATGTAAAAAGGCGACATGAGAGTTGTACAAATCAACCTAAATCATTGCGAAGCGGCCCAAGAGTTACTGAAACAGACAATCTACGAGAAGAAGATAGATGTGGCGATAGTCTGTTAGCAGTATAAAAACATAAGTGCTGGTACCTGGATTACCGACAAAGAAAGCAAAGCTGCCATATGGGCCTGTGGGGAAAACGCCTTCCAGGACAAGCCGCTCTTAGGGAAATCATACTACACGCGAGCAAAAATAGGCGGAATCTACTTACTACTACTACACCAAATGTGATAgcaggcgactttaacgcgtgGGCAATCGAATGGGGTAGTAGCAAGACAAACAGGCGGGGTAATGCTCTGCTCAAAACGTTCGCCTTACTAGATGCTGTGCTGCTTAATACGGGAGGTAGAAATGCCTTCGAGAAGAATGGCCGCGGATCTATCATAGATATTACGTTCGCAAGCAACTCACTGGCTCGATCTGCACGTTGGAAAGTGTGCGACTTCTACACACATAGCGATCATCTTGCCATTATGCTTGAAATCGGCAAGAAGCCGCGAAACCAAAGCAGTGTAAAAAAGCCGCGGAAAAAAGGATAGAAGGTGGAAACGCTAGATGAGAACATCTTCGACCTCATGTTGGATGAAAAAATGGGTAGCTCGACCGACTTAGATCGACAAGCTGAAATGCTGGTAAGTCACGTAAATAAAGCTTGCGACGCGGCCATGTGTAGAAAAAGGCAAAACACACCCCGAAGGTCCGCATACTGGTGCAACGAGGAGATTAGTGCACTAAGAAGCGAGTGTCATAGAGCGAGACGCCTCTCCCAAAGAAGCTTAGGTACGCCAGAATACACAGGACTGcgcgaatattttaaaagaaagcgAAATGAGTTCAAAAAGGCTATCAAAAGAAGTAAGACCTTAAGCTTCAAAGAACTTTGCGAGAAGGTAGATGAAAATCCGTGGGGAGATGCCTATAAAATAGTAATGGCAAAGGTCAAGGGGGGTAAAAACCAGGCACCAACCTGTGCTACACTGCTAGAAAAGGTGGTGAAAACGCTTTTCCCATCGCAAGAGCAACATACGAGCAGAAGAATACCATCCGTAGTCGAAGTTTTGTCAATCGACGAGGAGGAGGTAGTAGAAGTGGCGGAAAGATTCGGCAATACAAAGGCGCCAGGACTTGATGGCATCCCAAACAAGGCGCTTAAGATTGGAGTTAAACACAGCAAGAAGGCCTTCGCTGAAATTTTTTCTAGGTGTCTAAACGAAGGCGTTTTTCCAAGAGTATGGAAGAAACAGCACCTGGTTCTCCTCCAGAAGCCATACAAACCGGCGGGTGAGCCGGGTGCATATAGACCACTTTGTATGATCGATACGATGGCCAAAATATTAGAGAAGCTGATCTGCAAACGTCTGGAACGTCACCTAGATGGAGAGCTGCCTGGCTTGTTTGAAAACCAATTTTGTTTCCGAAGACATCGATCCACCATGGACGCAGTCGGAAAATTGACGGACATTGCGGCCAAGGCCATAGAGGGAACCAGGTGGATGCAtggcgaaaaaaaatattgcgcagtTGTCTCACTTGAcgtcaaaaatgcttttaattctgCATCATGGCCTCATATAATTAGGGCTTTGGAGGCAAGAAACACTCCGGGATATCTACTAAGGATAATCAGTAGCTATTTGTCTGATAGACTACTACTGTATGACACCGATGCCGGCCCAAAGAGCTACGTGGTGACAGGTGGAGTACCGCAGGGCTCCGTTTTGGGTCCGTTACTTTGGAATGTTCTATACGACGGGGTGCTACGCCTACCGCTGCCAAAAGAGGCTCAAATAATtggctatgcggacgacattgctgTGACGATAGTTGCTAAGGAGCTCTCCCAAATCTAAAACCTCTGCAATGCGACCACAGCAAAAATTAAGGACTGGCGCACGGAAACTAAGCGCAGCTGGCCGGAGAAAAGACGGAAGCGGTGCTTATTACGAGCAGGAAAAAGCTAGAAACATCGATGGATACAACATTACAACTCAAAACTCCCTGAGATACCTTGGAGTCATAATTGATACGAGATTGAACTACAAAGCGCATGTTGAAAAAGCCTGTAGCAAGGCAGCTACTGTTACAGCGGCCCTGTCAAGAATAATGGCTAACACTGGTGGCCCTAGTCAAAGTAGGAGAGCCCTACTAGCTAAAGTAAGTCAGTCAACACTGATGTATGCGGCCCCTATTTGGGGGAATGCACTGCAccaaaaaacaaatgccaaCAAGGCAAAGGCAGTGACTAGGCTATGCGCCATGTGGCCAGTGCATTCAGAACGGTCTCACATGAAGCGGCCAGTATCATATCTGGTCTTATGCCTCCGGGCTTAATGGCCTCAGAATTACGTAGAGTCTACCTAAAATCTAAAGCTATGAATAGGCGTCTAACAGATGATGTAAGGTGGATAGAGGTGTATCTTCAGCGGGcaatatgaatcgtgcatgctaCCTGTCTAAGGCAGTATCTTTTAGATTCCTCCTccgacacaaaaaaaaaaaaacactattagggtgcgccgacaCGGCCATCCTGACCAATACACGACCTCGTGCTATTTTACCAAAGATGCTTTGTTACCAATTAACCAACTTATAAAGTTTATTCAATTATAACTTCTAAACTATCATTATATTATCATTAAACATTCAGGTTTCACATTATGTTATCTGATGCGCCACACGCCATGATCAAAACAATTGTTTTGCACTTGTGCTTGCATTATAATTGCAGATtccattattattacaattttcattattagcTCTGAAGTCACCTGTACTGTCTCTTTGAACTTTCAACTTTCTTTATTACTGTCTCTTTCAACAGTGTCTTTCTAAACTTCTTCATTACCGTCTCTTTCAACAGTgtctttttcaatttcttcattACTGTCTCTTTCAACAGTGTCTTTTTCAACTTCTTCATTACTGTCTCGTACCAATTCTCTTTCATTAGGGCTAAGCCTATATGGTCttctttaaacaatttttcttgggtttactaatttaattttcatttcacccGGAATAGCTCTACTAAaagattttgaatatttttc
This region includes:
- the LOC120780445 gene encoding uncharacterized protein LOC120780445 — its product is MVSKGTPVPVYFGPPPYTRCAVKNKRMENFLNKDNTNKSSSVQDCLTSYGIQSPVGKIPEAEQSRITPSSSCVEADPFRLAPRLMRSPKQGLTVERPERARSSPPALQDSMPREELTQSKGDIMSQLGGVIKKLTEAMKLPQRLINNQIRDLLNSVTKLHERAQSEFNNAIKATRRNVLLRHAGVDSTPKRPREDEQLARKTLPKKRAIQEGMQKRPTTSKRNEGDIPTKERREDGKENDWIQVMRKTSNTKKKAVHVPRPRPDAIIISRSGNMSYSDILRAVKKEDALKELGEDVSRIRNTAKGEILLEMKKAQMTNTVSSVQIKKKSVCLNKTLPE